The DNA segment CCAGCACGATCCCCACGATCACGATCACGATCGCCGCGATGATGCTCGGAATGTAACTGACGAGCTCGGCAAAAACGTCGTTCAGCGACTGCAGCCCGGCGGCCGTCGAGGCCACCAGCAGCACCGCGAACATCACCGCCCAGAAGACGATGTTCCCCACCACGCGCGCCGGGTTCACGTGGTGGCCGGCATGCTCCACCGCCTCCATCACGCCGCCCCGACGCAGCAGGTCGTTCACGGCCAGCTTCTTCATCAGCCGCTCGACCCCGCGCTGCACCAGCTTCGCCAGCAGGTAGCCGGCGAACAGGATGACGATTGCACCGAGCAGGGCCGGCACGATCTCGCCGAGCGTCGCGAAACTGTCCTGCAGTCGGGTCAGAAAATTCATGGCGGATCAGCGAAATATGGCGCCCGCGGGCCCACGGGCGTGGCAGCGCTGCAAGCTAGCACCCATGCCGGTCCCCAACCATTGCGGACACCATCCCCCTCAGTTCCGCGTGCCGCGGCGCAGGTCGAAGATCGCCGAACGGTGACACCGCGGACACACGAACCAGTCGCGCCGACGCTGATACCCGAGCCCGAACGACCCGCCGCCGATCTCCTTCCGGCCCATCACGGGATGCGAGGCGCAGCGCGGGCAGTGCGGCGCGGTACCATCGAGCACCTCGCGCCGGATCATGGCCGACTCGGCCACCGAATACTGGGCCGGCCCATCCGGCGCCGGCGCCGGCTCATTCATGCCGCCACCTGGATCACCACCTTCCCGAACTGCTCGCCGGACTGGAGCCTCGCATAGGCGTCGCGCGCCGCCGACAACTGCCACACGGAATCGACCGGCGGCCGCAGCCCGCCACCACGGAACTCCGTGACGACCGCCTCCCACTCGGCCTCGCTGCCCATGGTCGACCCGAAGATCTGCCACTGGTTCATGAACAGCCGCCGCACATCGGTCTCGACCATCGGACCGCTGGTGCCGCCGCAGGTGACCAGCCGCCCCCCACGCCCCAGCGAACCGAGCGACCGGCTCCAGGTGGCCGACCCGACGCTGTCGATCACGACATCCATGCCGCGCTTCCCCGTCGCGGCGCGGATCAGGCCCGGCACGTCGTCCGTGGCGTGATTGAGCAAGTGGTCGGCCCCGAGGAGGCGCGCGCGCTCCAGCTTCGCCGGGTCGCCAGACGTCACCCACACCGTCGCCCCGCGTGCCTTGCAGATCTGCAGCGCCGCGAGTGCCACGCCGCCGCCGATGCCCCAGATCAGGACCTGCTCCCCCGCCGCCACCCGTGCCTTGCCCACCACCATGCGCCACGCCGTGAGCGATGCCAGCCCGAACCCCGCCCGCTCCGCCACCGGAATCGCCGCCGGCACCGCGGCCACGAGGTGTTCCGGCACCACGACGTACTCCGCCGCCGTCCCGGGCCGGTGCTCACCGCCGATGGCGTAGCGCAGGCACAGCGGCGGCTGCCCCGCCAGGCAATAGGCGCAGGTGCGACAGCTCAGCCCCGGATTGATCACCACCGTGTCGCCGACCTCGACCGTCGTGACGCCACCACCCACTGACTCCACCGTCCCGGTCGCATCCGCCACCGGCACCCAGTCGGGCCCGAGCGTGAGACCCGGCCATCCGGCCATCACGAAGAGGTCGAGCCGGTTCAGTGCCACCGCCGACACTCGCACCCGGACCGACTGCGTATCGACGAGCGAGGGCACCGGGAGGTCGTCGCGAATCGAGAGCTGTTCCAGGCCACCGTGGCCACCGAGCACCAGTGCGCGCATCACGAGTATCCCGCGGGCGTGAGTTATGATTCCGGCGCGCGCGGCATTTTCGCGCCGCGCCGACGGACCCGGCGCATCTGCGTGCGCCCTCTTCGAACAGGACCAAGGCGAATGATAGCGATCAAGGTGCCACCGCTCGGCGAGTCGATCGTCGAGGCGACCGTGTCACGCTGGCTCAGGGCGGCGGGTGATGCCGTCACCGCCGGCGAGACCCTCGTCGAACTCGAGACCGACAAGATCACGGTCGAGGTGCCGGCACTGAAGTCGGGCATCCTGGCATCGCAGGCACGCGCCGAAGGTGACGTGGTCGGGGTGGACGACGTGCTGGGCCAGCTCGACGAGTCCGGCGTGATGCCGACCGCCGCCGCGGCCCCGGAAGCCGATCCGCCGGGCGGCCCGCACGATCCCGGCACCGGCCCGACCCCCGTGCCCACGATGGCCGCCGCGACCGCCAGCGATCCGCTGCCGGGCGGACCGCACGATCCCGGCCTCGGTTCCACCCCCGTGCCCACGATGGCCGCCGCGAGTGCCAGCGATTCGCTCCCCGACGGGCCGCACGATCCCGGCACCGGTCCCAGCCCCGTGCCCACCAGCGCGAGGCGCGCGGCCGCGCCGGCCAAGGTCTCTCCCGCAGCCGCCCGCACCGCCGACGCCGCAGGCATCGACGTCACCTCGGTGCCCGGCACCGGCCGCGGGGGCGTGGTCAGCAAGCCCGATGTCGTGACCGCGATCGCCGCCGCCGCCGCCGCACCGCCCCGGGCCCCGACCCCGGCCCCGGCCCCGGCACCAGTGCCCGCCCGCACCGGTGAGCGCGAGACGCGCGAGAAGATGACGACGCGCCGCAAGCGCATCGCCGAGAACCTCCTGCAGGCGCAGCACAACACCGCACACCTGACCACCTTCAACGAGATCGACATGAGCGCCGTGACGGCGCTCCGTGCCCGCATCAAGGAGAAGGTGGAGAAGGATCACGGCGTGAAGCTCAGCTTCATGCCCTTCTTCGTGAAGGCGGCGTCGCAGGCGCTCAAGGCGTACCCGCTCGTCAATGCGCAGATCGACGGCGACAGCATCGTCTACAAGCACTACGTGAACATGGGTATCGCCGTCGCCAGCGAGGCGGGCCTGGTGGTGCCGAACGTGAAGGACGCCGACACCAAGGGCATGCTCGCCATCAGCCGCGACATCGGTGCGCTGGCCAACAAGGCACGCACCGGCAAGCTGGCGATGGATGACCTCACCGGCGGCACCTTCACCATCACCAATGGTGGCGTGTTCGGCTCGCTCATCTCGACGCCGATCATCAACTACCCGCAGGTCGCCATCCTCGGCCTGCACAAGACGCAGGATCGCCCGGTCGCCATCGACGGCAAGGTCGAGATCCGCCCGATGATGTACGTCGCGCTGAGCTACGACCACCGCATCATCGACGGGCAGCAGGCGGTGCTCTTCCTCGTCCGGATCAAGGAGTTGATGGAAGATCCGGCCAGCATGCTGGTGGAGTAGCCCGTGGCCGCTGAACCGATTGGCGCCGATGTCGTGATCATCGGCGGCGGACCCGGTGGCTACGTCGCCGCCATCCGGGCCGCGCAGCTCGGGCTGAACACCGTCTGCGTCGAGATGGACAAGACACTTGGCGGCACCTGCGTGAACGTGGGCTGCATCCCGTCCAAGGCGCTGCTCACCAGCAGCGAGCACTTCGAGTTCGCGAAGCACTCGGCCGCCGGGCATGGCGTCGTCATCGAGAAGGTGTCGGTGAACCTCGCGCAGATGATGAAGCGCAAGAACGACGTGGTGAGCGCGAACACCAAGGGTGTCGAGTTCCTGTTCAAGAAGAACAAGGTGACGTGGGCCCGCGGCGCCGGCACACTCAAGGCCGGCAACGTCGTCGATGTGACGGCCGCCGACGGCACCGTCACCAGCTACGCCGCGAAGAACGTGATCATCGCCACCGGATCGGCGTCGGTGGAACTGCCGTTCCTCAAGTTCGACGAGAAGCGCGTGCTGTCGAACATCGGCGCGCTGACACTCGAATCGGTGCCGAAGCGGATGATCGTGGTCGGCGGCGGCGTGATCGGACTGGAGCTGGGCTCCGTCTGGCGCCGGCTCGGTGCCGAGGTGACGGTGGTGGAGTTCATGCCCACCATCCTGCCCGGCAATGACGACGACGTGATCAAGGATGCGACGCGCATCTTCGCGAAGCAGGGCCTGGTCATCAAGACTGGCACGAAGGTGATGTCGGCCGACCTGTCGTCGAAGAAGGTCGTGAAGCTGACCGTGGAGAAGGACGGCGCGAGCGAGGTGCTCGAGGCCGACGTCGTGCTGGTGAGCGTGGGCCGCAAGCCGCTGCTGCACGGCATCGATGCGGCGGCACTCGGGCTGGCCCAGCAGAAGAACGGCGCGCTGGTGGTGGACGACCAGATGCGCACGAACCTGCCGGGTGTGTACGCGATCGGAGACGTGGCCGGCGGCAAGCTGCTGGCGCACAAGGCCGAGGAGGAGGGCGTGATCGCGGCCGAGGTGATCGCCGGCAGGAAGGTGCACATGCACTACGCCGCGATTCCGGGCGTGGTCTACACCTGGCCGGAGATCGCGACCGTGGGCCTGACGGAGGCCGAGGTGAAGGCGTCAGGCCGGCAGTACAAAGTGGGGAAGTTCCCGTTCTCGGCCAACGGCCGCGCGCGCTGCCTGGGCGAGACGAACGGGTTCGTGAAGATCATCGCGGATGCCGTCACCGACGAGCTGCTCGGCTGCCACATCCTGGGCGCCAGCGCGGGCGACCTGATCCAGGAGATCGTGCTGGCGGTGGAGTACAAGGGCTCGAGCGAGGACATCGCGATCACGACGCACGCGCATCCGACGCTTGGCGAGACGGTGAAGGAAGCGGCGCTGGCGGTGCTGGGGCGGGCGATCCACATCTAGCCGCACCGTTTCGAGGGGACGC comes from the Gemmatimonadaceae bacterium genome and includes:
- the odhB gene encoding 2-oxoglutarate dehydrogenase complex dihydrolipoyllysine-residue succinyltransferase → MIAIKVPPLGESIVEATVSRWLRAAGDAVTAGETLVELETDKITVEVPALKSGILASQARAEGDVVGVDDVLGQLDESGVMPTAAAAPEADPPGGPHDPGTGPTPVPTMAAATASDPLPGGPHDPGLGSTPVPTMAAASASDSLPDGPHDPGTGPSPVPTSARRAAAPAKVSPAAARTADAAGIDVTSVPGTGRGGVVSKPDVVTAIAAAAAAPPRAPTPAPAPAPVPARTGERETREKMTTRRKRIAENLLQAQHNTAHLTTFNEIDMSAVTALRARIKEKVEKDHGVKLSFMPFFVKAASQALKAYPLVNAQIDGDSIVYKHYVNMGIAVASEAGLVVPNVKDADTKGMLAISRDIGALANKARTGKLAMDDLTGGTFTITNGGVFGSLISTPIINYPQVAILGLHKTQDRPVAIDGKVEIRPMMYVALSYDHRIIDGQQAVLFLVRIKELMEDPASMLVE
- a CDS encoding zinc-binding dehydrogenase; translated protein: MRALVLGGHGGLEQLSIRDDLPVPSLVDTQSVRVRVSAVALNRLDLFVMAGWPGLTLGPDWVPVADATGTVESVGGGVTTVEVGDTVVINPGLSCRTCAYCLAGQPPLCLRYAIGGEHRPGTAAEYVVVPEHLVAAVPAAIPVAERAGFGLASLTAWRMVVGKARVAAGEQVLIWGIGGGVALAALQICKARGATVWVTSGDPAKLERARLLGADHLLNHATDDVPGLIRAATGKRGMDVVIDSVGSATWSRSLGSLGRGGRLVTCGGTSGPMVETDVRRLFMNQWQIFGSTMGSEAEWEAVVTEFRGGGLRPPVDSVWQLSAARDAYARLQSGEQFGKVVIQVAA
- the lpdA gene encoding dihydrolipoyl dehydrogenase — its product is MAAEPIGADVVIIGGGPGGYVAAIRAAQLGLNTVCVEMDKTLGGTCVNVGCIPSKALLTSSEHFEFAKHSAAGHGVVIEKVSVNLAQMMKRKNDVVSANTKGVEFLFKKNKVTWARGAGTLKAGNVVDVTAADGTVTSYAAKNVIIATGSASVELPFLKFDEKRVLSNIGALTLESVPKRMIVVGGGVIGLELGSVWRRLGAEVTVVEFMPTILPGNDDDVIKDATRIFAKQGLVIKTGTKVMSADLSSKKVVKLTVEKDGASEVLEADVVLVSVGRKPLLHGIDAAALGLAQQKNGALVVDDQMRTNLPGVYAIGDVAGGKLLAHKAEEEGVIAAEVIAGRKVHMHYAAIPGVVYTWPEIATVGLTEAEVKASGRQYKVGKFPFSANGRARCLGETNGFVKIIADAVTDELLGCHILGASAGDLIQEIVLAVEYKGSSEDIAITTHAHPTLGETVKEAALAVLGRAIHI